In Pirellulales bacterium, the genomic window AATCGCCCCTGGACATAAAATGGCCACCCTGGACGAATATCTCGACGAACAAGCTCCACGCTTCGAAGAAGAGCTGTGCCAGCTGTTACGAATTCCCAGCGTCAGCGCCATGAGTGCGCACAAACAGGATATTCGCGCCGCGGCCGGCTGGGTGCTGAAGCAGTTCCAATCGCTGGGCTTCAAGTCCGAACTGATCGAGACCGACGGGCATCCGATCGTCTATGCCGAGAGCTCGGCCGTGCCTGGCGCGCCCACGGTGCTAGTCTATGGCCATTACGACGTGCAGCCCCCCGATCCGTTGGGGGAGTGGATCTCGCCCCCCTTCGAGCCGACCGTGCGCGACGGCAACTTGTACGCCCGCGGCGCGACCGACGACAAGGGGCAGATGTTCACGCACATCAAGAGCGCCGAGGGCTGGATCAAGACCGCGGGCCGATTGCCGCTGAACCTGAAATACATCATTGAGGGAGAAGAGGAAGTCGGCAGTGCGAATCTCGACACTTTCGTCGATCGCAATCACGAGCGGCTGGCCTGCGACATTATCGTCATCAGCGACACCAGCCAATTCGCCCCGGGCCAACCGGCGATCACCTACGGCCTGAAAGGAATCGCGTACTTCGAGCTGCGACTTACCGGCCCGAGTCAGGATTTGCACTCGGGCGTCTTCGGTGGTGCGGTCACCAACCCCGCCAACGCGCTGGTGCGCATGCTGACGGCGCTGGTCAACGAGCGCGGCCAGGTCCAGCTTCCCGGTTTCTATGACGACGTGTTGCCGATCACGGACACCGAGCGCGCGGCCATGCGCAAGCTCAATTTCGACGAGAAAGAATTCATGCGGCAGCTCGGCGTCGACGCCCTCTCAGGCGAGGAAGGCTTCACGACGCTCGAACGGCGTTGGGCAAGACCCACCTGCGACATCAATGGGTTGACCAGTGGCTACCAGGGTGAAGGGGCGAAAACGGTGCTGCCGGCCCGGGCGAGCGCGAAGTTCAGCTTTCGGCTGGTTCCCAACCAAGATCCGCACAAGGTAGCGACGACGCTGCAGGCGTTTCTCGAGCCGCGCGTTCCGCCCGGAATCAAGATGGAATTGATTTCGTTTCACGGTGCGCCAGGCGTGGTCGTGCCGCTCGACAGCCCCTACATGGACGCCGCGGCCCGGGCGATCGAGGCCGGCTTCGGGCGTCGCCCGGTATTCATTCGCGAAGGGGGATCGATCCCCGTGGTGTCGACCTTTCACGAAAAGTTGGGAGTCGATACGCTACTGCTGGGATGGGGGCAAAACGACGACAATACGCACAGCCCGAACGAGAAGTTTTGCCTGGCCGACTTTCATCGCGGCATCAAGGCGAGCGCTCACTTGTGGCAGGAAATCAGCAAAATCAAGAAATGACACGTCGTGTGCCGCTGTTGCGGATCGCCGTGTTTTGAGCCGCGACCTGCTCCTATCGGATTTTCAACCAGCAATCCTCATTCATCGTCTTTCACATGCTCGATCGTAAATTCGTTGCTGAAAACGTAGACTTGGTAAAGAAGAATTGCGAACTGCGCGGCGCCAAGGCAGACATCGATCGCTTCTTGCAGCTCGAATCGCAGCGCCGCGAGAAGCAGACCGAAGTGGAGCAGTTGAATCGCCAGGCGAACGAAGTCTCGAAATCGATCGGTCAGGCCAAAGATCCGGCAGAGCGCGAGGCGCGCAAGAACCAGGGGCGCGAGCTGCGCGATAAGACGACGGCCGTGCAGGCCGAGGTCGATGCATTAATCGCTGAGACGGATGCGATCCTGCGCACGATTCCCAACCTGTCGCACCCCGCCGCGCCGACCGGTGCCGACGATCAGTCGAACCTGGAAATTCGCAAGGGAAAGACGCCGCTGCCGAAGTTCGACTTCAAGCCGCTCGATCACGTCACTTTGGGTGAGCGGCTGCAATTGTTCGACTTCGAAGGTGGAGCGAAAGTCGCGGGGCACGGGTTTTATTTCCTGCTCAACGACGCGGTGCTGCTGGAGTTAGCGCTGCAGCGCTATGCGCTCGATCTGCTGATCTCGGAGAAATTCACGCCGACGATTACGCCAGACTTGGCGCGCAATGACATTCTGCAAGGGACCGGTTACATCCCGCGCGGGCCTGAAACACAGATATACAGTGTGGCCGACAGTGACCTGAGCCTGGTTGCGACGGCCGAGATTACATTGGGCGGCCTGCTATCGGATCAGATTATCGAGGCCGAACGGCTGCCGCTGAAGTACTGCGGGATCAGCCATTGCTACCGCACCGAGGCTGGCGCCGGGGGACGCCAATCACGCGGCCTGTACCGCGTTCATCAATTCACCAAGGTCGAGATGTTCGCCTTCACGCTCCCCGAGCAGAGCGACGCGATGCTCGATTATTTCTGCGAGCTGGAAGGGCGTCTGTTCGACGGATTGGGGATTCCCTATCGTGTTGTCGACACCGCGACAGGCGATCTGGGAGGTCCGGCGTATCGTAAATTCGATCTCGAAGCGTGGATGCCCGGCCGCGGCGATGGCGGCGAATTTGGCGAAGTGACCAGCACGTCAAATTGCACGGACTATCAGGCCCGGCGGTTGGGAATTCGCTATCGTAACAAGGGGGAAAAGGGAACCCACTTCTTGCACACGCTAAATGGCACGGCGATCGCCATCAGCCGAGGAATCATAGCCGTGATCGAAAACTATCAGCAGGCCGACGGTTCGATTCTAGTGCCCGAGGTACTACGGCCATTTATGGGCAAAGACCGGATCGTGGCGCCGATTTAGTAACTCGCTGAAAACGGCGTCGCGACCGGTTGTTTCGCGCCGGATCCTTCCGCCACTCTCACGGTCGAGAGATTTGTTGCGGCACCGCTTCACGGCGATGCAGCCGGCAATGGCGCCTGCCAGGGCGAGCGCCATATCCTTCTGCGCATCCCACATATCGCCCTGCTGGCCGTTGTAGGCCTCGGCCTGGTCCGGCGAAAGCGCGATCGCGATGAGCCATTCCAAAAGCTCGTAAAGAGCGCTCGAAGCCAGAATCGCGCCGATCGCCAGCGTTATTCCCCAAGCTCGCGGCATGCGTAACGACTTATCGAGAACATCGCGCACTACAAGGACGAGCATCAGGCCGTAGCAAAAGTGAACGAGCCGGTCGTAATGGTTTCGTTGCCAACCGAGGGAGGAAGGCGCATTTCCACCCAACGCGTTGTACCATTCGCGATACGGCACATTGGAGTAAAGGTAGCGTGCCCCCAGCAAGTGCAGGCACAGAAACGCCAAAACCGCAGTGAAGCTCGCCAGGCTCATCGGCTGGTAACGATCCAGCGTTATAAGCAAAGCGATGGCAATCACCGTCGGAATGTGTTGCAGAATCAGTTCGTACGGCCAGGGGGGATCAATGCAACTTGCGATCCACAATGCGACAAAACCGCCAAGCAGCCACGGCTTGAACGCGGATGTCCGAGACGCAACTCGCGATTCCTGGCCGCGCGAGGACATATCTACACCTCATTGCGAGGCTAGCCGTCGCTGCGTTCACATATCGCCGATTTGCCACGCGAACCGACGTATAGCAACGCGAACACGGCAGCGCCGCACAGCATTACCAATCCGATGCCAAGCGGTTTGGCATAGCCGGTATCAATGCCGTGTATGGCCGCGGCCACGCCGAACAGGGCCATCGTCGAACTGAGCAGGAACAGAGGACGGCGCAGCATGTGCCCCTCCACGGTTGTCAGGAGTTGTTCCTGCTAATACTGATCCGTGGCGAGGAGAGATTATTCCCGCGCGGCAGCATAATCGAGCGACAGTCGCAACTGCTGGTACCAAATGGCCCTAACAACTTTCCAAGGATCGATTTATACGACTCCTTGAACGCACAGTACCAATCCCAGGGCTTATTGACCTCTCCGTAAGGCCACAGCTTCCCCAGGCGACGCCGCATTCTACGCGTCCAAAACGATGGCTTCTTTCCAGGCACAGGCCAGTACCACTGACATACCGCGGCCACCTTATTCAACTCCGTTGATCGCTCGATCCGATCGAGCACTTCGGCCGTGGTCCAGGGGAAAATGTATCCATTGCCGCCAAAACTGATGCCCATCCATCCGATATGGTATTCGACACCAGCTGCTGGGTCTTCGAGCATAATCGGCCCAAACTCCATCGACCAACTATCCGGCACGAAGTCTTCGTCGTTCTCTGGAGACCCGATGCGAGACAACTGTTTGCATAGATCGTCCGTCGCCGGCCCCAGCGAGATGAATGCCCGATGAATTGGTCGTGACTCGTCTCCGAGCGCTTCGACCATCGAAACGATGTCATCTGCCTCGTGCGTCCAATCCCAGGCAATATCCTTGACCGTGCTGATGACAGAATTAATTGGTTCAAGCCAAGATGACGGACGATCGTCCCGGTCGATAGCGCTGCCGAATTTGATTTCGAAATTAGCACGCCCCTCGCGAGCTAGAACGCCTGTTTCAAGCAGATCAAGAAAGAAGAGCCGTAACTCGCGTGGCGTCACGATGGGCGCTGGACGCGGCCGATAGTAAGTCAGCGACGTATAAAACCCCATTCTCGTCCTCTAAAGCCCACACGGAGTTTCGCGTGAGTTGGCAATCCGCTGTTACACCGCGTCCGCCACGGCGGCCAGGTCTGTTTCCATCGCGCTGAGGCGTTCTTCCAACTCGGCCTTCGTGTCGTCGAGGTTCGCCGGTTGTTCGGCTGGCTCGTAGGCAAAGATGACGAACATGATTGTCGGTTCAATGCCGTGGATGGCCGCGGCCACGCCAAATCGGGCCATCGACGAGCTGAGCTAGAACGGTCAGCCTGCTCCGTCCTTCGTCAATTGGGCAAGGATATAACAATTCGATGTTTGCAGGTCCTGGTCACTCATCGTGCGAAATCGCCGCGCCAGCCGGTGACGACTCAGACCTCCGTCAGAGCCGTAGCATTCGTCCTGCAGGATTTTAAATCCTAGCCGCTTCAAACTTTCGACATGCACAGAATGAGGTTCACGGTTGATTAAGAATCGACGAGAGCCAACCACTACCCGCCATAATAAATCGCCGTAGGCCCAATGCCCATTCCATTCGTTTGCGGTCTTATGACATCGAAAATCAATGGCGTGGCTCGTATAGCCGCCTGGCCGAATCCATTTTGCGATGGCATCATAAGCCCGCGGGACATCTCCGACGTGTTCCATGACAGCTTGGCTGATCACCGCATCGGCAACGCCGCGCATAATCACATTGGAGTCATCCCATGGTGCTGCATAACGGATCGTGCTATCGGCATCGTCGAGGCGTGTCAGGTCTCGACGAATCAGTGCCAGGCGCTCCGCATCGAGGGCGTTGCTCGGAATTATATCACTCGGAAAATCGTAGTCATCAAGGAGCGGGCGTACCCCCGGAAACTCATCAGGTCCGGGAATGGGCTCTCGGCGACGAAACAGTTCAACAAGAGCGTCGAACATCGCCAGATTGGTTTCGACGTCGAAGTACTTTTTTACTTCTAAGCCAATGTACTGGTCGACGCCTGACAGCCGCGATGCAATGCCTGTTCCTAGTGAGTCTCCTGGTCCAAGCTCTCCCAAGACACGGATGTTTTGGGCACCAGCACGCTTCATGGTTACTAAATGCCGCAACCAGACACTGTAGCAGTAGCGGGGCATATTTGAACCACCGCTGGCACGATTCGTAAATCGCTGAACCCCGGGTACAAAGGTTGCCGCTCCCTTGGCGATTGCCTTAAGGCTCATAGACCTCACTCGTATTCTTACGCGGGAAAAGTTTTATGCCGTGCTCACACGCGTGAGTATGTCTGATCGCCGAATAGAGTTCACAATTCAAGTGTGACTTGCGAATGAACTCAAGAATATAACGATAGGTGCTCTTGCGTGAGCTAACAATGTGTTGGAAATCGAATGCACGCGATACTGCAGTTCTGCCAGTGACGCATTTGTATAACAAAGCAAACTGCCGCCCATCTCTTGCCTTTAAAATAGGCAGGGTTGCGGCCGTTGCGAATGCCTGTTCGCGCCAAAGAAACGCGCGCGCCATGACAAACGACCAGCACGCCGGGCCATTACGTTGAGTTGTCCTCTTAGGCAGGGGTCCGTAGCGTCCCAGCCAATCGACGTTGGTTGCTTTGGAGTTACTCTAATTCCCAGCAACATGCCTCGCAAGGTGCCCATCGCCGTGTCGTACTTCATCCTGCCAAGGGCTTCCTCGCTTCCAAAGTGGCATCCAAAAAAAATCCTGAGAGTTATCCATCCTATGCGGGTTTACGCTCGCGTGTTTACGTCGCGTCGGCCACGGCGGCCAGGTCCTTCTCCATCGTCGTGAGGCGTTCTTCGAGTTCAGCCTTCGTGTCGTCGAGGTTCGCCAGTTGTTCGGCGGGCTCGTAGGCAAAGGTGTAGAACTTCACCTTGGGCTCGGTGCCGCTGGGGCGCACGGCGGCGTAGTTGCCGGCCTTTTCCAGGTCGAAAATAATCAGGTCGTCCTTGGGGCCGTCCAATTTTTTCTTTCCGCCGTCAGGCGTCAGTATTACCTGACCTAGATAATCCCGCGCCTGCGCGACTTTGATGCCACCTAGGGATTTCGGCAGTTCGGTGCGCAAACGGGTCATAAGTTGCTTCATACGCGTCATGCCTTCGCTGCCGGGCATCGTTTTCGATACGGTTCGCTCGGCATGACAGCCGTGTTGCCAATAGAGCGCGTCGAGCTTTTCGCACAGGGTCTGCCCGGCAGTCTTGCATTGCGCGGCAAGTTCGGCCATCAACATCGCGGCCACCGCGGCGTCCTTATCGCGGACGTGCGTGCCGACGAGAAAACCGTGCGACTCTTCACAGCCCAGCACAAACTTCTCGGGCCCGACTTCGTCAATAGTTTGCGCGATCCACTTAAAGCCCACCAGTAGGTTACCGTACGTCTTCACGCCGTACGCATCGGCGATGCGGCGGATCATCTCGCTCGTGACGAGCGTTTTAACGACATAATGATCGCTCGTCAGCGTGCCAGCGGCCTTGCGACCGGCAAGGACATATTCGGCCAGCAAAGCACCGATCTGATTGCCGGTAAAGGTGCGCCATTGCGCGCCGAGCGCCGTGCTGGCGGGCGCCGCACAGCCCAACCGATCCGCGTCGGGGTCGGTGGATAAGATCAGTTCCGCGCCGCTCAGTTGCGCACGTTCAATCATGGTGTCGAAAGTGGCTGGGTTTTCGGGATTCGAAACGTGTCCCGGCACGTTGGGGAAATCGCCGTCCGGTTCGGCGTGCGGCTTGAAGACTTCCACGTCTTTGAAGCCGGCCAGCGCCAGCACCGGGCAAACGCTCGATCGCCCTACGCCGTGCATCGGCGAGTAGATGATCTTCAAAGCCCGCGGGCCGGGTAGGCTCTGAGCCAGGATTCCCTTTTGATAAACGGTGTCGGCCTCTTCCTGGCTGTACTTCACTTTGCCCGACGCCAGGGCCTCGGCAAATGGCACACGGTTGATTGCTGAAACGTTCATGACCCGCTCGATCACCCCCTTGTCATGCGGCGGCAGTAACTGGGCGCCGGTGCTCCAATAGGCCTTGATCGCATTGTCGCTGGGTGGATTGTGACTGGCCGTGATCATGATGCCGCACGAGCAGCGAAAATGCCGTACGGCGAGCGATAGTTCGGGCGTGCTGCGAAATCCGTCGAGGAAGAAGACCTCGAAGCCCGCCGCGACCATGATCTCGGCGCACAGCTCGGCGAAATGACGCGAGCGGTGCCGCGTGTCGTAGGCGATTGCGCACGAAAGTGAGTCGCCGGTTGGCCGCTGTTCCTTGACATAATCGGCCAGGCCCTGCGCGCTTTCCCCCATCGTGCGATCATTGATCGCGTTGGAGCCGATCGGATACATCCGGCCGCGTCGACCGCCGGTGCCAAACGGAATAACGGTCCAGAAAACGTCGTCCAACTGCTGCCAGTGGCCCGCGGTAATTTGCTCTTCGACTTGCGGTGCATACTCGGCGTAACGCGGCTCGGTCAGCCAGGCACGAATATTCTCGACGGCGGTGGCCGAAATTTGACCGGCCTTTGCGGCAGCCTGCAGGGCTTCGAGGGCCGTGGCCGATGATTGCGGGGAAGTCGACATGATCGCTCCTGAAAGGGAACCTTCCGTCGCCCGAGGCCGATCAGCCAGGCGTGCGTTTATTGTGCCGAAATGCGGTCTGCAAACAAGGCCGATGGCCTCGCGGTGACCGTGCGACAACGCGACGGCTTTCGAGGTTGCTATACTTGCACGCACTCGCTCCCGCTATTCCTCGCCCAACGCATTGCAACAAGGAACATCGCCTGTGAGTGAACCGATAATCAGCGTCTCGGGTTTGCGTGGCATCGTCGGTGAAAGCCTCACACCCGACTTGGCGATTCGATACGTTTGCGCTTTCGCCGCCACGCTGCCGCCGGGGCGGGCCGTTGTGATTTGTCGCGACGGGCGCGGCACGGGACGCATGCTGGCGCAGGCCGTGGCCAGCGGGCTCGAGGCCGTCGGACGCGACACGATCGATGCCGGCGTCGCCGCGACGCCGACTGCCGGTGTTTTGGTTCGTACGTTGCTGGCCGGCGGCGGCGTGCAAATTTCAGCCAGCCATAACCCGCCCGAGTACAACGGCCTCAAGCTGTTCTCTGCCGAGGGACGCGTCATTCCTGCGGCCGAAGGCCAACAAGTCTTGCAGCGTTATCGCGCCGGGCAGATTTCCTGGGTGCCACACAACCAGGTGGGCCATGCGATTGCTTGCGCGGATGCCCATTCGGCGCATTTGAAACTCGTCCTCGGCACGGTCGACGTCGACCGGATTCGCCATTGCAAGTTTCGCGTACTGCTCGATTCGAACCATGGCGCCGGCAGTATGCTTGGCCGGCGTTTGCTCGACGAACTTGGTTGCCACACGACCATTCTGGGCGAAAATCCGGACGGGCAATACGAACACACGCCCGAACCGACACAAGAGAATCTGGCCGGGGTTTTGTCACGCGTGAAGGAAATTGGCGCTGACATTGGCTTCTGCCAGGACCCCGACGCGGACCGGCTGGCCGTCATCGACGAGCTTGGGCGTTATATCGGCGAAGAATACACGCCCGCGCTGTGCGTCGACCATGTGCTGCGCACGCGGCGCGGTCCCGTAGTGACGAATTGCTCGACCAGTCGCATGACCGAAGATCTGGCCGCGAAATACGGCGTGCCGTTTTTCCGTTCGGCCGTCGGTGAGGCGAACGTGGTCGAAGCGATGCAACGCAACGGCGCGATCTTGGGAGGGGAAGGGAACGGCGGCATCATCGATCCACGCGTCGTTTTCGTGCGCGATAGTTTCGTGGGCATGGCCCTGCTGCTGGATGCAATGGCCACGCGCGGCGAACAGATCAGTCGATTGGCGGACGAGCTGCCACGATATGAAATCGTCAAGACGAAAATCTCGCTGCCGCCGGAGAAGATTCCCGCCGGCCTGGCCGCGCTCAAAAAGCATTTCGCCGATGCGAAATCCGATACGCTCGACGGGCTGCGGCTGGATTGGCCGGGACGCTGGCTGTTAGTCCGGGCCAGCAACACCGAGCCGATCGTGCGCGCGATCGCCGAAGCTCCAACCGCCGAAGATGCACGCCGACTGTGCGATGATTCGGCGAAGGTGTTGGCAGGCGTCTAACAACCAAGATTCAGCCGCGGGGCGCGAGCTGAGAGACTCGGCGCTACCTGTTCGATTCCGGCCAGCAACACAGAGCGCGCCTCGTCGCTTCCAGCACGTTGCGACTAGGCCAGATCGCGATCCTCGAACATCAGGAGCGCCAGCACCATGGCCACCGTGCTGTAGAGCGCGCTGTAGACGGCAGCCCAGCCCAGGTAAACCAGTGGCACCATGCGTCCGGTCGAGACCGCGGCCGGGATGTCGAAATCATCGAGATTCGGCAGCACGGTTGCGAGGAACTGGCCGAAGAACGACACGAGGCGCGACTCGCGAAAAGCATTGGCGAAGGTCGGAGCCAGGTGCCCCAGGGCATAAATCGTTACGCATAGCACCAGGTTCGGCAGCATGGCCAACCGCGTCGAGAGGGCTACGCTGATCGAGGCCAGCATCGTGGCTTCCATGAACTTCAGGGCCAGGCCCGGCACGATTTGCAGCATTTCCGCCTGGCATTCCGCGGCGGTCGGCTCGGGGCTCGATGCTTCACGCGCCTCGTGTTTGACTTTAAAGGAAACGGTCGCCAGGAACAGCGCGCCGAGGATCACGAACATCGAAGCGGTCGGCGCGAGTACACCCAGGAATTTCCCCAGGATGAACTGCCGGCGACTGACCGGCTTGCTCAACAGCGTGAGGGCGGTGCGTCCTTCGATCTCTTCCGAAACCGAGACGCTGGCGGTCCACACGGCCAAGATGATCGATAACACCGTAATCAGCGCTAGGCCTGAGTCCTTGATCATCTTCACGTCTTCGCCGAGCGTGTAGTACGGCACAAACGGAAAGATCAACAGCAGCACGCAGCCGATAGCGAGTGTGACCCAAAATAGCGGCTGGGCCCAAGCCTCTTTGGCCGTGGTATGGGCAATGGCCGCCACCTTCGGCGCAACGGCGATCAGCAGAAAATAGAGGGCAAAGAAGATCGCCGTCAGCGCGGCGACGCCGGCCACGACAATCCACAGCGGCGTGACCCAGTTGAGCGAGGCAGCCAGCAAGGTTGGCAATTGCAAATGCATAGAGAAATGCCCTATCGTTTGTTCCTGAGTCACTACGGCGTTTAGAACTTTTTGTTCAGTGCCTGACCGAAAAATTGGCAAATTCGCCGGTTGCGCGACTCGCCTCTTCGTCCTGGCCGTGAATGTAGCCGGCCATTTCCGTGGTCACGGCGACGATAAATCGATCAACTTCCGGCTTTGCCCCCTCGACCACCAATCGCACGCGCCCGTCAGGCAGGTTCTGAACGTAGCCGGTCACGGTGTAGCGCGAGGCGATATCACGCGTCGTGTAGCGGAAGCCGACCCCCTGGACACGACCGTGAAAAAGCAGGTCCCGCCGAACGGCGTCCTTGGTCTCGGCCAATGGTCTCTCGCCTCCACGAACTACGGTAAGACCAGACCACCAGCCCGGTAAACTGCCAATTATAAATGGGGCACAGGACGGCCGCCAGCGGGTGAAACCCGGTCCTAATGCCTTGTGTGGCCTAGCCAAAGGCAAAAAGGACGAGGCC contains:
- a CDS encoding dipeptidase yields the protein MATLDEYLDEQAPRFEEELCQLLRIPSVSAMSAHKQDIRAAAGWVLKQFQSLGFKSELIETDGHPIVYAESSAVPGAPTVLVYGHYDVQPPDPLGEWISPPFEPTVRDGNLYARGATDDKGQMFTHIKSAEGWIKTAGRLPLNLKYIIEGEEEVGSANLDTFVDRNHERLACDIIVISDTSQFAPGQPAITYGLKGIAYFELRLTGPSQDLHSGVFGGAVTNPANALVRMLTALVNERGQVQLPGFYDDVLPITDTERAAMRKLNFDEKEFMRQLGVDALSGEEGFTTLERRWARPTCDINGLTSGYQGEGAKTVLPARASAKFSFRLVPNQDPHKVATTLQAFLEPRVPPGIKMELISFHGAPGVVVPLDSPYMDAAARAIEAGFGRRPVFIREGGSIPVVSTFHEKLGVDTLLLGWGQNDDNTHSPNEKFCLADFHRGIKASAHLWQEISKIKK
- the serS gene encoding serine--tRNA ligase, translating into MLDRKFVAENVDLVKKNCELRGAKADIDRFLQLESQRREKQTEVEQLNRQANEVSKSIGQAKDPAEREARKNQGRELRDKTTAVQAEVDALIAETDAILRTIPNLSHPAAPTGADDQSNLEIRKGKTPLPKFDFKPLDHVTLGERLQLFDFEGGAKVAGHGFYFLLNDAVLLELALQRYALDLLISEKFTPTITPDLARNDILQGTGYIPRGPETQIYSVADSDLSLVATAEITLGGLLSDQIIEAERLPLKYCGISHCYRTEAGAGGRQSRGLYRVHQFTKVEMFAFTLPEQSDAMLDYFCELEGRLFDGLGIPYRVVDTATGDLGGPAYRKFDLEAWMPGRGDGGEFGEVTSTSNCTDYQARRLGIRYRNKGEKGTHFLHTLNGTAIAISRGIIAVIENYQQADGSILVPEVLRPFMGKDRIVAPI
- a CDS encoding DUF2238 domain-containing protein, with product MSSRGQESRVASRTSAFKPWLLGGFVALWIASCIDPPWPYELILQHIPTVIAIALLITLDRYQPMSLASFTAVLAFLCLHLLGARYLYSNVPYREWYNALGGNAPSSLGWQRNHYDRLVHFCYGLMLVLVVRDVLDKSLRMPRAWGITLAIGAILASSALYELLEWLIAIALSPDQAEAYNGQQGDMWDAQKDMALALAGAIAGCIAVKRCRNKSLDRESGGRIRRETTGRDAVFSELLNRRHDPVFAHKWP
- a CDS encoding phospho-sugar mutase, with translation MSTSPQSSATALEALQAAAKAGQISATAVENIRAWLTEPRYAEYAPQVEEQITAGHWQQLDDVFWTVIPFGTGGRRGRMYPIGSNAINDRTMGESAQGLADYVKEQRPTGDSLSCAIAYDTRHRSRHFAELCAEIMVAAGFEVFFLDGFRSTPELSLAVRHFRCSCGIMITASHNPPSDNAIKAYWSTGAQLLPPHDKGVIERVMNVSAINRVPFAEALASGKVKYSQEEADTVYQKGILAQSLPGPRALKIIYSPMHGVGRSSVCPVLALAGFKDVEVFKPHAEPDGDFPNVPGHVSNPENPATFDTMIERAQLSGAELILSTDPDADRLGCAAPASTALGAQWRTFTGNQIGALLAEYVLAGRKAAGTLTSDHYVVKTLVTSEMIRRIADAYGVKTYGNLLVGFKWIAQTIDEVGPEKFVLGCEESHGFLVGTHVRDKDAAVAAMLMAELAAQCKTAGQTLCEKLDALYWQHGCHAERTVSKTMPGSEGMTRMKQLMTRLRTELPKSLGGIKVAQARDYLGQVILTPDGGKKKLDGPKDDLIIFDLEKAGNYAAVRPSGTEPKVKFYTFAYEPAEQLANLDDTKAELEERLTTMEKDLAAVADAT
- the glmM gene encoding phosphoglucosamine mutase, producing MSEPIISVSGLRGIVGESLTPDLAIRYVCAFAATLPPGRAVVICRDGRGTGRMLAQAVASGLEAVGRDTIDAGVAATPTAGVLVRTLLAGGGVQISASHNPPEYNGLKLFSAEGRVIPAAEGQQVLQRYRAGQISWVPHNQVGHAIACADAHSAHLKLVLGTVDVDRIRHCKFRVLLDSNHGAGSMLGRRLLDELGCHTTILGENPDGQYEHTPEPTQENLAGVLSRVKEIGADIGFCQDPDADRLAVIDELGRYIGEEYTPALCVDHVLRTRRGPVVTNCSTSRMTEDLAAKYGVPFFRSAVGEANVVEAMQRNGAILGGEGNGGIIDPRVVFVRDSFVGMALLLDAMATRGEQISRLADELPRYEIVKTKISLPPEKIPAGLAALKKHFADAKSDTLDGLRLDWPGRWLLVRASNTEPIVRAIAEAPTAEDARRLCDDSAKVLAGV
- a CDS encoding acylphosphatase, whose product is MAETKDAVRRDLLFHGRVQGVGFRYTTRDIASRYTVTGYVQNLPDGRVRLVVEGAKPEVDRFIVAVTTEMAGYIHGQDEEASRATGEFANFSVRH